In Helianthus annuus cultivar XRQ/B chromosome 3, HanXRQr2.0-SUNRISE, whole genome shotgun sequence, a single window of DNA contains:
- the LOC110930262 gene encoding bidirectional sugar transporter SWEET4, producing the protein MVSAELARTAVGIIGNAIALILFLSPVPTFIQIVKKGAVEQFSPVPYLATFVNCGIWVLYGLPMVHPNSLLVITINGAGLFIETVYLLMFLIYSARKQRIKVLLILLAEIVFVGVLSALVLTVAHTTKVRSNIVGSIAIVGNIMMYAAPLSVMKLVITTKSVEYMPFFLSLFSTLNGISWTIYALIRFDPYIVIPNGLGSLLGICQLVLYATFYKSTQRQLAERKAGGEMGLAEMGQAVGPSKKSNVVHNEHA; encoded by the exons ATGGTTTCTGCAGAACTAGCTCGCACAGCAGTCGGTATCATCG GAAATGCCATTGCTCTCATCTTGTTCTTATCTCCTGT GCCAACATTCATCCAGATCGTGAAGAAAGGGGCAGTGGAGCAGTTCTCACCGGTACCGTACCTCGCGACGTTTGTGAACTGCGGGATATGGGTGTTGTACGGGCTGCCAATGGTGCATCCAAACAGCTTACTGGTCATCACAATCAACGGTGCGGGTTTGTTCATCGAGACCGTTTATCTGCTCATGTTCTTGATTTACTCTGCCCGGAAGCAGAGGATCAAGGTGCTGCTCATATTGCTGGCTGAAATAGTGTTTGTTGGGGTTTTATCTGCTCTGGTGTTGACTGTGGCTCATACGACTAAGGTTCGGTCGAATATTGTTGGTAGCATTGCGATTGTTGGGAATATTATGATGTATGCAGCTCCGTTATCCGTTATG AAACTTGTGATCACGACCAAAAGCGTGGAGTATATGCCGTTTTTCCTGTCTTTGTTTTCGACGCTCAATGGTATCAGCTGGACCATATACGCACTCATTCGCTTCGATCCATACATTGTT ATACCTAATGGGCTTGGATCACTATTGGGGATATGCCAGTTGGTACTGTATGCCACCTTTTATAAGTCTACACAACGACAATTGGCTGAGAGAAAGGCAGGTGGGGAAATGGGCTTAGCTGAGATGGGCCAAGCAGTGGGCCCTTCAAAGAAATCTAATGTGGTCCATAATGAACATGCTTGA